One Aegilops tauschii subsp. strangulata cultivar AL8/78 chromosome 7, Aet v6.0, whole genome shotgun sequence genomic window carries:
- the LOC109735344 gene encoding peroxidase 2-like, with protein sequence MASQGCDASVLLDTAPFSASEKDVEPNASLTGYTVIDDIKSHDCPATVSCADVIALASRDAIALLGGPTWSVPLGRKDSRFAANPESTEKGLPSPHDILGELVTMFSRLNLDARDMTALSDAHTVGMADCMHYSDRVYSTDRDEEIDPSFAQTMQLMCQGPSGKAPFDVQTPMRFDNAYYRNLIARRGLLTSDQTLYGGGGLQDNLVEMYSTDGEAFARDFAKAMVKMGNVPPPMGMPVEVRLKCSTANY encoded by the coding sequence ATGGCGTCACAGGGATGTGATGCTTCTGTTCTCCTGGACACAGCTCCCTTCTCCGCCAGCGAGAAGGATGTAGAGCCGAACGCCTCCCTCACCGGCTACACCGTCATCGACGACATCAAGTCGCACGACTGCCCGGCAACCGTCTCCTGCGCTGATGTTATCGCCCTGGCGTCCCGCGACGCCATCGCCCTGCTCGGAGGTCCCACCTGGAGCGTGCCCCTCGGCCGCAAGGACTCACGCTTCGCCGCCAACCCGGAGTCCACCGAGAAGGGCCTCCCGAGCCCGCACGACATCCTCGGCGAGCTCGTCACCATGTTTTCAAGGCTCAACCTCGACGCGCGTGACATGACCGCGCTCTCCGATGCCCACACCGTCGGGATGGCCGACTGCATGCACTACAGCGACCGCGTCTACAGCACCGACCGCGATGAGGAGATCGACCCATCCTTCGCACAGACCATGCAGCTTATGTGCCAGGGTCCTTCCGGTAAGGCGCCGTTTGACGTGCAAACTCCGATGAGGTTTGACAACGCTTACTACCGCAACCTTATCGCGCGGCGCGGCCTCCTCACCTCCGACCAGACTCTCTACGGCGGTGGAGGCCTGCAGGACAATCTCGTGGAGATGTACAGCACCGATGGTGAAGCATTTGCGAGGGACTTCGCCAAGGCCATGGTGAAGATGGGAAACGTACCTCCACCCATGGGAATGCCCGTGGAGGTGAGGCTCAAGTGCTCAACGGCCAACTATTGA